In Sphingobacterium thalpophilum, a genomic segment contains:
- a CDS encoding bifunctional UDP-3-O-[3-hydroxymyristoyl] N-acetylglucosamine deacetylase/3-hydroxyacyl-ACP dehydratase — protein sequence MNVKQRTIKNEVEISGVGLHTGKIVSMTIKPAPENHWFKFRRVDLAGQPEILVDADNVTDTSRGTTITQNGASVSTIEHLMASLIGLQIDNVLIDIDGPEIPILDGSSAIFVKLLEEAGFEEQDADRDYYEISNNIHYAEPDRKVEILGMPMDGYRLTCMIDFNSPVLGSQHAAITSIEDFKSEIASSRTFCFLHELEMLVDHGLIKGGDLSNAIVIVDKETSPEELQKLAHLFHKETVAVAKEGILNNNQLRYQNEPARHKLLDMVGDLALVGRPLKGHIMAARPGHAANVAFAKKIKEQIKKDKTRKKIKVYDPNMPALYDTVEIMKILPHRQPMLMVDKILELTETHVVGLKNVTMNEDLFMGHFPGAPLFPGVLQVEAMAQTGGILVLKTVPDPENWLTLFLKIENARFKAQVTPGDSVIFRCDLMEPIRRGIAKMKGVAMVGEKIVCEAELMAQIVRVNNN from the coding sequence ATGAATGTAAAACAGCGAACCATCAAAAACGAGGTTGAAATTTCGGGGGTAGGTCTTCATACAGGGAAAATTGTATCGATGACGATCAAGCCAGCTCCGGAAAATCACTGGTTTAAGTTCAGACGTGTAGATTTAGCGGGACAACCAGAAATTTTGGTTGATGCGGATAATGTGACGGATACCTCCAGAGGGACGACAATAACGCAGAATGGAGCAAGTGTGAGTACAATTGAACATTTGATGGCATCGTTAATTGGTTTACAAATCGATAATGTGCTGATTGATATTGATGGCCCTGAAATACCCATACTCGATGGTAGCTCAGCTATTTTTGTGAAGTTGCTGGAGGAAGCGGGATTTGAAGAACAAGATGCTGACCGGGATTATTATGAGATATCCAATAATATCCATTACGCAGAGCCAGATCGCAAAGTTGAAATACTGGGTATGCCGATGGACGGGTATCGTTTGACTTGTATGATCGATTTTAACTCGCCGGTGTTGGGAAGCCAACATGCCGCAATAACATCGATTGAGGACTTTAAATCAGAAATAGCCTCTTCACGTACGTTTTGTTTTTTACACGAATTGGAAATGTTGGTTGATCATGGCCTAATTAAAGGTGGTGATTTGAGTAATGCAATCGTTATTGTGGACAAGGAGACTTCTCCTGAGGAATTGCAGAAATTAGCGCATCTTTTTCATAAAGAAACCGTTGCAGTTGCTAAGGAAGGAATATTAAACAATAATCAATTGCGTTACCAAAATGAACCTGCTCGACATAAATTGTTGGACATGGTTGGAGATTTAGCACTTGTCGGAAGACCTTTGAAAGGGCATATTATGGCTGCACGACCAGGTCATGCAGCGAATGTGGCTTTTGCAAAAAAGATAAAGGAGCAGATCAAAAAAGATAAAACACGTAAAAAAATTAAAGTTTACGATCCCAATATGCCGGCACTATACGATACGGTTGAAATCATGAAGATTTTACCGCATCGTCAACCCATGCTTATGGTCGATAAAATTCTTGAGTTGACAGAAACACATGTTGTAGGTTTGAAGAATGTTACCATGAACGAAGATTTATTTATGGGACATTTTCCTGGTGCACCATTATTTCCTGGTGTTTTGCAAGTAGAGGCTATGGCACAAACAGGGGGAATTTTAGTGCTGAAGACGGTCCCTGATCCAGAGAATTGGTTGACCTTATTCCTTAAAATTGAAAATGCACGTTTTAAAGCGCAGGTAACTCCAGGAGATTCTGTTATTTTTAGATGTGACTTGATGGAGCCGATTCGAAGAGGTATCGCAAAAATGAAAGGTGTGGCTATGGTAGGAGAGAAAATTGTGTGTGAAGCGGAGCTTATGGCACAGATCGTAAGAGTAAATAACAACTAA
- a CDS encoding 5-formyltetrahydrofolate cyclo-ligase: protein MKSKQELRLEYKTKRCQLSVETETTLNERLLSQFTKLDLSEVEFLHIFIPIGKYHEPNTYLIINYIQESFPQIKIVVSRSNFEDYSMQHFILDEHTLFETNNWGIPEPVSGIKVNSSLIDMIIVPLLIFDLLGYRVGYGKGFYDRFFSYCKVDVQRVGLSFFHPIDVIADKNEYDVQLTQAITPDHIYRFFDKK from the coding sequence ATGAAATCAAAACAAGAATTACGACTTGAGTATAAAACTAAGCGTTGTCAATTGTCTGTAGAGACAGAAACTACGCTCAATGAGCGACTACTTTCGCAGTTTACAAAGCTTGATCTGTCGGAGGTCGAATTTTTGCATATTTTCATTCCCATAGGGAAATATCACGAACCCAATACATATTTAATAATCAACTATATTCAAGAATCTTTTCCACAGATAAAGATCGTCGTTTCGCGATCTAATTTTGAGGACTATTCGATGCAACATTTCATATTGGATGAGCATACCCTATTTGAGACGAACAACTGGGGTATTCCTGAGCCAGTATCCGGCATTAAGGTGAATTCATCGCTTATTGATATGATTATAGTTCCTTTGTTAATTTTTGATCTTTTGGGCTACAGGGTAGGTTACGGAAAAGGGTTTTACGACCGTTTTTTCTCGTACTGTAAAGTTGATGTGCAGCGTGTTGGACTATCTTTTTTTCATCCAATTGATGTGATTGCAGATAAAAATGAATACGATGTCCAATTGACGCAGGCCATTACGCCAGATCATATTTATCGTTTTTTTGATAAGAAGTAA
- the efp gene encoding elongation factor P has protein sequence MAKASEVKSGNILRFNGELVSVEEYIHRTPGNLRAFYQARMRNVKTGKLVEYRFRVDESVEIARVETSDYQYLYEDGDFFVVMDNNTYEQFNIPKFLFGDSARFLKEGMTVIIAFESDEPIMAEAPKSVELEITYTEPAVKGDTSTNALKKATVETGVEIMVPLFINQGEKVRVDTQTGNYIERVK, from the coding sequence ATGGCTAAGGCATCAGAGGTAAAATCAGGAAATATCTTAAGATTTAACGGAGAATTAGTATCCGTAGAAGAATATATACACCGCACACCAGGTAATTTACGCGCGTTTTATCAAGCGAGAATGCGTAATGTTAAAACTGGTAAGTTAGTTGAATACCGTTTTAGAGTTGACGAATCTGTAGAAATAGCGCGTGTAGAAACTAGCGATTATCAGTATTTGTATGAGGATGGAGATTTCTTCGTGGTAATGGATAACAATACCTACGAGCAATTCAATATTCCTAAATTTTTGTTCGGTGATTCAGCTCGTTTCTTGAAAGAGGGAATGACTGTAATTATTGCTTTTGAAAGTGATGAGCCTATCATGGCAGAAGCTCCAAAAAGTGTTGAGTTGGAAATTACATATACTGAACCGGCTGTAAAAGGAGATACTTCTACAAATGCATTGAAAAAAGCAACTGTAGAGACTGGTGTTGAAATTATGGTGCCTTTGTTCATTAATCAAGGTGAGAAAGTAAGAGTTGATACGCAAACAGGTAATTATATCGAACGCGTAAAATAA
- a CDS encoding ATP-binding cassette domain-containing protein encodes MNLKITLKDIGRRYNNEWIFRHINYTFESGKSYAILGHNGSGKSTFLKVLSSSLTPSAGELIYTDGDQVLGVDTIYQQLSLAAPYVELIEEFTLNELIDFHFKFKNYLPSFDKATVVKLLGLEHALDREIRFFSSGMRQRVKLALACCSASALVLLDEPTSNLDSAGEQWYLRLIERTKLESRLFIVCSNQKKEYEFCDESISIVDFKS; translated from the coding sequence GTGAATTTGAAAATTACATTAAAAGATATTGGTAGGAGGTATAACAATGAATGGATTTTTAGGCATATAAACTATACCTTCGAGTCCGGCAAGAGTTATGCCATCCTTGGCCATAATGGTTCCGGAAAGTCCACTTTCTTAAAAGTGCTTTCAAGTAGTTTGACACCCTCAGCGGGTGAACTGATCTACACCGATGGAGACCAAGTCCTGGGTGTGGATACGATATATCAGCAGCTGTCTCTCGCAGCTCCTTATGTTGAACTGATCGAGGAATTTACCTTAAACGAGCTGATTGATTTTCATTTTAAATTTAAAAATTATCTTCCTTCTTTTGATAAAGCAACGGTTGTAAAGCTATTGGGATTGGAACATGCGCTTGACAGAGAGATCCGTTTTTTTTCATCAGGTATGCGTCAACGTGTCAAGCTAGCGCTAGCTTGTTGTTCTGCATCTGCCTTGGTTTTGTTGGATGAGCCTACAAGTAATTTGGATAGTGCGGGTGAACAATGGTATCTTCGTTTAATTGAGCGTACAAAATTGGAGTCTAGATTGTTTATCGTCTGTTCGAACCAAAAAAAAGAGTATGAATTCTGCGATGAAAGTATTTCTATAGTCGATTTTAAGTCTTAG
- the lpxA gene encoding acyl-ACP--UDP-N-acetylglucosamine O-acyltransferase, translating into MIQPLAYIHPEAKIAKNVVIEPFVTIYKDVVIGEGTWIGSNVTIMDGARIGKNCKIYPGAVISGEPQDLKFDGEITTAEIGDNTTIRECVTINRGTKDRYKTVIGKNCLIQAYSHVAHDCEVGDNCVFSNNSTLAGHITVGDYVVLAGMVAVHQFVKIGSHAFVTGGSLVRKDIPPFVKAAREPISYAGINSVGLRRRGFSEEQIAEIQNLYRILFVQNRNLAKAIEIIEAEYQATEIRDEILDFIRNSGRGIMKGFNNRAM; encoded by the coding sequence ATGATACAGCCATTAGCTTATATTCATCCGGAGGCAAAAATTGCTAAAAATGTGGTCATCGAGCCATTTGTAACCATTTATAAAGATGTCGTCATTGGTGAAGGCACTTGGATAGGATCAAATGTGACGATCATGGATGGAGCTCGAATTGGAAAAAACTGTAAAATATATCCCGGTGCAGTAATCTCTGGTGAACCTCAAGATTTAAAATTTGATGGTGAGATTACTACAGCTGAAATTGGAGACAATACAACCATTCGTGAGTGTGTAACAATCAATAGAGGAACAAAGGATAGGTATAAAACGGTCATTGGAAAAAATTGTTTGATCCAAGCATATAGTCATGTTGCACACGATTGTGAAGTAGGTGATAATTGTGTTTTTTCGAACAACAGTACACTTGCTGGACATATTACAGTAGGCGATTATGTTGTACTTGCTGGAATGGTTGCTGTTCACCAATTTGTCAAAATTGGTTCGCATGCATTTGTTACCGGTGGCTCATTGGTGCGTAAGGATATTCCTCCTTTTGTTAAGGCCGCACGTGAACCGATTTCTTATGCTGGTATTAATTCTGTTGGATTGAGAAGAAGAGGATTTTCGGAAGAGCAAATTGCCGAGATTCAGAATCTTTATCGCATTCTTTTTGTTCAAAACAGAAATCTGGCTAAAGCAATAGAAATTATAGAAGCTGAATATCAGGCAACGGAAATCCGTGATGAAATTTTGGATTTTATTCGAAACTCAGGCCGGGGTATCATGAAAGGATTCAATAATAGAGCGATGTAG